The nucleotide window ACATTCCAGGTGAAATTCATCTGAAGGGGAAATGTGATCTGCAGCGCTATTTAATGGCTTTAGGTTCCACTTTACAGAAGCTTCAGCGTTACATCGTGTTATCCAGACCCACAGGACTGGACACACCTGCACATCCGTTCCAACCTGGAGCTTGGGTCTATGTAAAATGGTGGGACAGTGATCCTCTGCAAGCTAAGTGGAAAGGGCCATTCAAAGTCCTGCTGACAACCTTTAGTGCAGTTAAAGTTGCTGACAGAGGACCCTGGATTCACTATTCCAGAATTAAGAAAGCTTCAGCTCCCGAACAATTATAACAACAAAGACTGATGTTAATGATAACATATTTTAGGTGATTTctcttttgcatttaattacCATTATTCTTTATGTAACATTTGGctgtataaaatattattcttattaGATGTTTATTGTTATTAGTTATTAGTTATAAGGTGTATGTTTATTAATATGTATTTACTATTAGATATTTATCTAATGTTAGAACTTCTGTTATTAGATACTTATCGGTTATTGGGTGTTTACTGttagtaaaatttaaaatagagacTTGACAAGGTAGAGGCCTTGTCAAGCCTCTAAAGGGGGGaaatgatgccttaagtttggagttttctgttctgcttgggtatgcttTCCGTTGAGCTTAAGGTGGTGAAGACAAAATAGTCCGATTCGAGCTATTGAttcaaggacagtttcttcaaacTTTAGGCCCTAAGTATAAACAGCGTGAAAAGAGGAGGGCGGGCCatccaggagaagaggaggataACACCTTACAAAAaatttgagactattaattggatggttgactcctgtatgtaaatggactgaagtttataaaaatgtaaaatcaagtgaccaagctctcttttgaatccaccttggagccactcgggcagggcaggggccacgctgtggcactgttgctgccagggtgtggcctttgaagacctctcaataaatacctatttatttcccctaaatctgtgtgatctctgttccagctcctaaaggcaaCATCCTgatagcacagaacactctgctgatgggttttgctgctgccaaaagaCGCCTGGCTTGttcactttgctgttaaaaccACTGTAGCGTACGATATTACCCTGCTTtttgtaagcttacaatgcactaTTTAAACTCTGCATAgtgaagagcactgcagtgtacttaacgctaaggagaaagcatgcacagcacacagtagttcccACTTTacactacacttagaaatgagttctctgcatcacggttgtgtaccacagaatgctgcttcatgaacaggcatgtagtagcaaagcaagctgacgctgatcctgcttcatgcccctagtcactgacaagcgctacgctgcaaagagcactccggggctctgcggcttccttgttcgcgctatgtagccttcggcgatttctctctaagcgagctgaagtgtcgtctcctgctagcacagaacactctgctgctgggttttgctagtgccaaaacattcctgtcatgtgcacattgctgttaaaagccctgaaccatacgagaataccgtgctctgtgtaagcttacaatgcactgtttcaacactgcatagcgaagagcactgcagtgtacttaacgctaaggagaaagcatgcacagcacacagtagttctcactttgcactacacttagaactgagttctctgcatcacggctatgtaccacagaagactgcttggcgaatgggcatgtagtagcaaagcaagctgacgttgatcctgcttcatgcctctagtcactgacaagcgattagctgcgaagtgcactctccagtgctctgcagattccttcttcgcgctatgtgtcctgcggcgagatctctctaggcgaggtagggtgtcgtctcctgctaacacagaacactctgctgctaggttttgctactgccaaaacacgcctggcgtgtgcacttttctgtccaagtctctgtaccatacgagaatgccctgctccttggaggcgtaccgtgcactctgtaagttctgcatagggacgagcactgcagtgtacagaacgctaaggagaaagcatgcacagcacacagtagttctcactttgcactacacttagaactgagttctctgcatcacggctatgtaccacagaagactgcttggcgaatggctatgtagtagcaaagcaagctgacgttgatcctgcttcatgctttcagtcactgacaagcgattagctgcgaagtgcactctccagtgctctgcagcctccttcttcgcgctatgtatcctgcggcgatatctctctaggcgaggtaaagtgtcgtctcctgctaacacagaacactctgctggtgggttttgctactgacaaaacacgcctggcgtgtgcacttttctgtccaagtctctgtaccatacgagaatgccctgctccttggaagcgtaccgtgcactctgtaagttctgcatagggacgagcactgcagtgtacagaacgctaaggagaaagcatgcacagcacacagtagttctcactttgcactacacttagaactgagttctctgcatcacggctatgtaccacagaagactgcttggcgaatggctatgtagtagcaaagcaagctgacgttgatcctgcttcatgctttcagtcactgacaagcgattagctgcgaagtgcactctccagtgctctgcagcctccttcttcgcgctatgtatcctgcggcgatatctctctaggcgaggtaaagtgtcgtctcctgctaacacagaacactctgctggtgggttttgctactgacaaaacacgcctggcgtgtgcacttttctgtccaagtctctgtaccatacgagaatgccctgctccttggaagcgtaccgtgcactctgtaagttctgcatagggacgagcactgcagtgtacagaacgctaaggagaaagcatgcacagcacacagtagttctcactttgcactacacttagaactgagttctctgcatcacggctatgtaccacagaagactgcttggcgaatggctatgtagtagcaaagcaagctgacgttgatcctgcttcatgctttcagtcactgacaagcgattagctgccaagtgcactctccagtgctctgcagcctccttcttcgcgctatgtatcctgcggcgatatctctctaggcgaggtaaagtgtcgtctcctgctaacacagaacactctgctggtgggttttgctactgacaaaacacgcctggcgtgtgcacttttctgtccaagtctctgtaccatacgagaatgccctgctccttggaagcgtaccgtgcactctgtaagttctgcatagggacgagcactgcagtgtacagaacgctaaggagaaagcatgcacagcacacagtagttctcacttggcactacacttagaactgagttctctgcatcacggctatgtaccacagaagactgcttggcgaatggctatgtagtagcaaagcaagctgacgttgatcctgcttcatgctttcagtcactgacaagcgattagctgccaagtgcactctccagtgctctgcagcctccttcttcgcgctatgtatcctgcggcgatatctctctaggcgaggtaaagtgtcgtctcctgctaacacagaacactctgctggtgggttttgctactgacaaaacacgcctggcgtgtgcacttttctgtccaagtctctgtaccatacgagaatgccctgctccttggaagcgtaccgtgcactctgtaagttctgcatagggacgagcactgcagtgtacagaacgctaaggagaaagcatgcacagcacacagtagttctcacttggcactacacttagaactgagttctctgcatcacggctatgtaccacagaagactgcttgacgaataggtatgtagtagcaaagcaagctgacgttgatcctgcttcatgctttcagtcactgacaagcgatctagctgcgaagtgcactctccagtgctctgcagcctccttcttcgcgctatgtatcctgcggcgatatctctctaggcgaggtaaagtgtcgtctcctgctaacacagaacactctgctggtgggttttgctactgacaaaacacgcctggcgtgtgcacttttctgtccaagtctctgtaccatacgagaatgccctgctccttggaagcgtaccgtgcactctgtaagttctgcatagggacgagcactgcagtgtacagaacgctaaggagaaagcatgcacagcacacagtagttcctcactttgcactacacttagaactgagttctctgcatcacggctatgtaccacagaagactgcttgaccaataggtatgtagtagcaaagcaagctgacgttgatcctgcttcatgcttctagtcactgacaagcgattagctgcgaagtgcactctccagtgctctgcagccttccttcttcgcgctatgtatcctgcggcgatatctctctaggcgaggtaaggtgtcgtctcctgctaacacagaacactctgctgctaggttttgctactgccaaaacacgcctggcgtgtgcacttttctgtcaaactctctgtaccatacgagaatgccctgctccttggaagcgtaccgtgcactctgtaagttctgcatagggacgagcactgcagtgtacagaacgctaaggagaaagcatgcacagcacacagtagttctcactttgcactacacttagaactgagttctctgcatcacggctatgtaccacagaagactgcttgaccaataggtatgtagtagcaaagccagctgacgttgatcctgcttcatgctttcagtcactgacaagcgattagctgcgaagtgcactctccagtgctctgcagcctccttcttcgcgctatgtatcctgcggcgatatctctttaggcgaggtaaagtgtcgtctcctgctgacacagaacactgtgctggtagGCTGGTAGGTattgctactgacaaaacacgcctggcgtgtgcacttttctgtcaaactctctgtaccatacgagaatgccctgctccttggaagcgtaccgtgcactctgtaagttctgcatagggacgagcactgcagtgtacagaacgctaaggagaaagcatgcacagcacacagttctcactttgcactacacttagaactgagttctctgcatcacggctatgtaccacagaagactgcttgaccaataggtatgtagtagcaaaagCACGTGACACGCGCGGCAGTCGCGTATCCCGAGGCGCGGGGTTCGGTTTAGGGTCCTTTGCCCTGGGCATGAGCAACGGTGCCCAGAGCAATGGATTGCCAGACAGGAGTGGGACACAGCCCGGTAGTGCAGCCATAGTCGCCCCCCTATCCCGCTTGTGGACACAACCAGGTACGGGAGCACCCCCAGATCTCAGGCACGACTATTTGAGCCCAGAGCGATGGATCAGCAGACATGAGCATGGGTTTTGGGTGAAACTCGGGTGTCACAGGTGGATTTTTAGGAGGAATCTCCCactttggggagattttggggccAAATCTTTGATTTTGGCTAAAACCACCTCATCCCgtgtggatttttggggctctcttcacatttttgtggtgaaattccccaatttttttcccaaatcctttttaaatttatttttttattttttagtgtttcctcctccccagtttcccaaaaccccccctaaaaaattccaaaataatttcaaaaaactcCACACAAATACAGGGGAAGCTTCCAtgtgaatttaatattttggggggatggGGTGCCCAAAATTTTTGGGCTCCTCTCACTCAGTCCTGGGGCACCCCGGGGGTCTTGGTgccctccagcatctccttgtAGTGGCGCTTGAAAAAACCAACCTGGAAAGGGAAATtcggggagggggggggaaattgaaaatatagttgaaaatttaaaaaaaatccatttaaaacattttaaaatcctgaaaaaacagaaaaacaaaaaaccaaaaagcccctcaaataaaaaaaggccaaaaacaagaaaaaaaaaaagaaaccacacaaACCCGACCAAAAAACCgaaaaagctttcaaatttACCCttacaaaaatcccaaaccgcacagaaatttccccaaaaaatcacaaacccctaaaaatccccaaaaaccttccccaatccccccaaaatacttcaaaatccccaaaaaactctttaaaaaccTCTAACAAATACCTTAAGAAAACCTTCAAACCCctcaaaaaacctaaaaaaaaatcccaaaaaagccccaaaattcccctttaAGACCCCTCGAAGCTCCactaaaatccaaaaaaaacctctttaaaatcccctaaaaaaacccttccaaatCCCCTAAAAGCTCcaaaacctctttaaaatcccctagaaaaaaaaaccctaaaaagtatccaaaaaccctttaaatttccctaaaatatccctttaaaatccccaaaaaaatcccaaaattcctccaaaaatccttttaaaaacccTTAACTCCCCCAAAATActcccaaaattctcccaacaaaactgaaaaaaaacctttaaaattctttaaaaacccccaaaatccccaaaaaaatctctttaaaatcccctttaaaaacccctaaaaattcccaaaaaccccttaaaaattccctaaaaattttaaaattaaaaaaaacaaatcccaaaattcctccaaaaatccttttaaaaacccctaaatccCCCCCACCTCAAAATAACcctcaaaaattcccccaataaaatctaaaaaactctttaaaaattatttcaaaacagcccaaaatcccccaaatttccccaaactcAGCGAGCACCAGCACGAACCTGTTGCGAGTAGAGTCTGGCTACCATGGCTTGGAAGGATGCTGATAAAGCATGGAGATGTGACACAGGtaacacagatggacacaaaCGACAGAACACGGACACAGATTACACAAGAGACACCAGTTAtttacccagagctggaaggaactggagcagccatcaagtgcagcatctcagagccagagctggaaggaagaaCAGTCAGAGCTGGAGGTTCAGCAAGCTGGACTGGGAAACACCTGcaagtgaaacaagcagaaggaacagaaatcacCTGGGCCCTCAGATATCCTGAGCAGTAAGTGAGCaaggggtgcaggagcaggagctgtgagaacCAGGAACAGCTCTCGTGCAGGGGCTCCATGGGCTGGAGCTGTTACAGGCACAGGTGTCCctgagggagagctgagctcacctgcagctgcagcaggaacgTCTCGAGGCTGGATCCGGACTGAGTGCACCCTGGACTCTGAGCCAGGCGCAGGCGTGGGTGTCCCTaaccaggagctctgggcagcgGGGAGCCCAGCCTCTTCCACTGGGGACTGAAGCCATGCCAAGTGCCACTCTCGGCGTGGAGGCgtctcccagtcccatccctgagagcagaaggaggcaggggctctcctggggacgtggtgcagcagcatctcctctgtcTCGGCACAAAGGGGGTCAGTCAGCACCCCCAgggtgcacagcacagccccacataACCCACAGGAGATGCCTGTCTTGGTGCCACGCTGGGCCCGTGCTCCTCACCTGGGCTCATCCTCCCGTGTcagtgtgccagggctgctcctgttgGGGCCGTGTCCCAGCCCGAGCCCTTCGGCCAgtcccctgtgctgcttcctgcatgGAGACAGTCCCTGGGGAGGaagatgctgcagctttgcctcttGGAAGATGCAGCTCttgccccagcaggagctgccaaccctcagcacagatctctgcaggcagcaaaagGCAGTGGTGAAAGCAGGCACTGCTCTTAAGGACTGCAGCCGACCCCGTGGGCCATCACgtgccccttttctctgcagtgctgcaggggctgggtcACAGCCCGAGACCTGCCCCAACGGCTGCAGCTTTCCGGGCAAACGAGAGCCCCGGCGCCTCTCGGAAGCTTctcctgggcaggctgggccCAGGGCTGGTCGAGAGGCTTTGCCTCCTGTCCTTCCCCCTGCTGTGGCCGCAGGCCCCACCGTCccctttccagcctgacccGCACTTTGGTGGCTCTGCATCCCTCCGGTGAGCCCGGgagagggaatggagctgtgccgggccgggctgcccaggcagggcttcTGGACAACGAGGCACGGCTCGCTTGGAGACAGGGACAGTCAGGAAACCCCTCCCCAGACTTACCAAATCTCACAGGAATGACAGGGGGCTGCAACTGCCCCATCCTCTGCGGGAGCCCAGTCGGGGGAGGCCCATtctggggggctgtgccaggcagccttctctgcagcttccccacaGCTGAATCTCTGCAAATACATTTGGAAAACAGTTGGGTAGATTCAAAGTCCCAGAGCACTGCCTGGCTCCCTTCTCTACCGTGTCACACTCACCTGCGGGAGAGGCCACAGGCTCGGGCCAGCCTCGAGCTCCCGGGGCAAAAAGGAGAGTCCCAATCCtacaaaatgccccaaaaaaaGCCCGACCACAACTAAAAAACTCCCTACCCCtgaccaaataaaaacaaaaaaaaaaacccctttaaatacagaaaacttacacctatttttaatatttaatttctactccttttcatatttgatattatatatattacatatattgtTCAATAAATTTACAATGCAATTTACATTATAACATATATACTAcacttttataatttattatgcACATAATTATGCACatattacaaaaattaatttctagtttatgtatataaatatatcctTACATATATTTGTAcgtttatattttttaatattatttattaaaaaagctcAGCCACTAACCAAAtagaaaccaaaaaaccctttctttttaaatatatttcaaatttttttaaataaatatatatatatgtaatttaaatatataaataaataatatataaattatatttttatatatataattatttatataatatataaaaatatatattttttaaaatatatgtatctcatatttatatctgtaatttatatattatgtatatgGTACACCATAACATGTATGATACTATTTATATTATATCCTACATATatacttttatttgtttatattctatacttatatatatatttacacgtacatacatttatacatagttttagttttagttttagatatatttttagttttatgtttgtatatattgtatatttgtacatttatatttgcttatattaattatatttatgttatttataaaaatcctacctctaaccaaataaaaccaataaaacatttatttaagctatagttaggtatttttcatatttatattgtctcctacacccagccctccctgtgaatgttctggcaccattgggtccctctgggggacggCACCCGGCAACACCCCCGCCATTCTccactcacctgctccttcacggcagcgtggctccctctcctcgggaccttggggtgccccaaaggacatgggagcccccgagtctccaccccttgtccccctcagccttttttcctcaccccccAAAGAACgactgcagctgctccacgGGGGCAGCCCAGAAGTTCCCcagccccgcagacacaggcGACAGGAGGCAGAAGAGAGGACAAAGGTAGAAACCCCCTCCCGCACCTCTCACCTTTCTGGCTGAGaaagcagctgcctcctcctgctggctgctcccggcTGCGGGCAGGGCGATGGCTcgggcagctctgcaggctgttctttcttcctcgatgttatttgtgttttcctccgTTTCCCCGGGCGGGAGGGGAGCCGGGAGGGAACACAGACTGGAGACGGGAAGGGTCGTTCCTGAGGCGGAGCCCGGCAGAGAGAGGCGTGCCGCAGCTGCCTGCCGGCGCCCGCCGGGCTCCGGCGTGCCCGCGGTGCCGCTGGGCGCACGGCCCGTGTCCGCACGCCTGGCAATGCCGCGGAGAACGGCTCGGGgcgcgggcaggcagcccaaaCACGGACCTTGGTCCTTCATTTCCCGCCCTTTCTTGCggccatctttgttgtggccGCAGCCACTTCCGGTCGGTcgccatctttgttgtggccGAAGACACGTCCGGTCGGCTGCCGTGTTTCTTGTGGTTCCCTTCGGGCCCTCGCCCCTCACAAAGGCATCCTTCTTATCTCCTGCCTGAACCTTACCCGACGCTGGCAGCGGTGGACGCCGACCGACCCCGCGCTCTTGGCACGGTATTCCGCCTCCATTCCCGGCGCTTGGATGCATCGGGGTGCTGCTTTCGGTTCAAAATGGCGGCGCCCGTGCTTGCCACCCTATTCCGTACAACATGGCGGCGCCCGTACTTGCCACCCTCTTCCGTACAACATGGCGGCGCCCGTGCTTGCCACCCTCTTCCGTACAACATGGCGACGCCCGTGACCGCCACGTGCTTTCGGTTTAATATGGCCGCGCCCTTGCCCGCCACGTGTTTTTAGGTAAATATGGCATCTCCAACGCGGCCGCGTGGTGCTGGACAAGTGTGCCTGCGACTACATAGTCACGTGTTGCCGGACAGTATGTCGGCGGCCATTCTGCCGTGTGATAGGGGACAGTTTTTGCGGCCCCGATTAAAGTGGTCGGGCCGACAGGGTGACCCGATGACATGGAGGGGCGGGCCGACCCTATGACGCGCGGGAGCGTGGCGAGGCGGTGACGCGGCGGGGGGCGTGGCCGCGGCTGTGATGCGGGGGGGGGCCGACCCGATGACGTGCGGGGCCGTGGGCGGAGCCCGGGCCGCTGCCGTGCGGTCGCTAACGTGACAGGGCTTCCGCTTCGACTGCTGCCGGTGCCGGCAGCCGATCTCGTCCAAGCGTTGCCGCCGCTCCCTCGGCGGGCGGAATGTGGGGCTCGGGCACCCGGCGGCATCGGGGCGGGCGCTGGGGCCGAGCacggcgctgccgctgctgctccggGCTGCTGCCGGGGCTCCCGTGCCGCCGGCCGTGCGCGGGAGGGCGGTGCGGGGATTTCCCCGCGCTGAGCTtcccccggcaccccccaaacccgccgctccggcgctgCCAGCGAGCTTTTGATAAACTAAAAAGATACTGTGTATTCTTGGAGTGTTGCATTCTAcctctgttgtttttcctgctagTCTGGATcctcttcatttcttcattttttaggTGCCCAGGGTGTGGTGGATGTCCTGATTGAGGGACTTCTAGTAAAACCTCTATATAGGGCCTTAAAAGCAGCCGAGAGAGGAATTATTCCATGGACTGAACACGCTAGAGCAGCTTTTAAACAGCTGAAACACTCACTGATGTCAGCTCCGGCATTGGGACTGCCAGATTTAACTAAACCTTTTGAACTTTTTACATATGAGAGACAGAACATGGCTTTGGGGGTGCTAGCACAGCGTCTCGGGAACCAGCGGAGAGCTGTGGCCTACTTTTCCAAACAGTTGGATAGTGTTGCCCAAGGTTGGCCGGGGTGCCTAAAGGCTGTGGCAGCCACTGTCATTTTAATCCAGGAGGCCCGAAAACTTACCCTTGGGCAACACATTGTGGTGTATGTACCCCATGCCGTGGCAGCTGTCCTTGAGCAAAAGGGGGGACATTGGC belongs to Oenanthe melanoleuca isolate GR-GAL-2019-014 unplaced genomic scaffold, OMel1.0 S164, whole genome shotgun sequence and includes:
- the LOC130266715 gene encoding uncharacterized protein LOC130266715; translation: MQSHQSAGQAGKGTVGPAATAGGRTGGKASRPALGPACPGEASERRRGSRLPGKLQPLGQVSGCDPAPAALQRKGARDGPRGRLQSLRAVPAFTTAFCCLQRSVLRVGSSCWGKSCIFQEAKLQHLPPQGLSPCRKQHRGLAEGLGLGHGPNRSSPGTLTREDEPRGDAAAPRPQESPCLLLLSGMGLGDASTPRVALGMASVPSGRGWAPRCPELLVRDTHACAWLRVQGALSPDPASRRSCCSCRCFPVQLAEPPALTVLPSSSGSEMLHLMAAPVPSSSGLVFSSATTRRCWRAPRPPGCPRTE